The Salvelinus fontinalis isolate EN_2023a chromosome 39, ASM2944872v1, whole genome shotgun sequence genome has a window encoding:
- the LOC129838784 gene encoding von Hippel-Lindau disease tumor suppressor-like translates to MEEQEVVSVENNALRSLNSDVKTHVNFINQSKQSARAWWLDFSGHPVSYGDIRTNGLLRMDTFLTHPWVFRASRNGAKLLANQRDVYMPTAATEYEEDGDPKFLNVVIATPVYSLQECCLMLIRNLVEEEDYGRLDIPESLKTDLRQQPDLLKELGLINHCVI, encoded by the exons ATGGAGGAGCAGGAAGTAGTGAGTGTTGAAAATAATGCTCTCCGGTCTCTAAATTCTGATGTCAAAACCCACGTTAATTTTATTAACCAGTCGAAACAAAGCGCCCGAGCATGGTGGTTGGATTTTTCCGGACATCCAGTTTCTTATGGCGATATACGAACGAACGGGTTATTACGTATGGATACTTTTCTGA CGCATCCATGGGTTTTCAGAGCCTCTCGAAATGGGGCGAAACTTTTAGCTAATCAGCGAGATGTTTATATGCCAACAGCTGCCACCGAATATGAAGAGGATGGTGACCCCAAGTTTCTGAATGTTGTCATAGCTACCCCAG TGTACTCTCTCCAAGAGTGTTGTCTGATGCTAATCCGTAATCTGGTAGAAGAGGAGGACTACGGCAGACTGGACATCCCCGAGTCACTGAAGACAGACCTCAGACAACAGCCTGACTTACTGAAGGAGCTCGGACTCATCAACCATTGTGTcatttag